From the Triticum urartu cultivar G1812 chromosome 4, Tu2.1, whole genome shotgun sequence genome, the window gtccgacgcgtgtccggctataatgccgctatagtttaacggttgggctatcaaacgaatccgaatgcgatgaaacttgacaggcggtctatctacactataataagaccacccgcaaactttcaacccaatccgagaaaattttccggccacttataaaataatatttcgaacgtgccacgggcgcgtgcTAATGTGGTcgggctcagaatggacaacggaaagaacgaggagactgggacggatgcaagttttgaaaacgtgatgatgcaatgcacatgatgacatgacaaaatgcaacacgcaagtgaatgacaagacaacaacagcgaataactggaagacacctggcgcatcggtctcggggcgttacaacactccaccactacgagaggatctcgtcccgagatctagaatggcaccggaggggaaatggaagagaaaaaagaagaggtaaaactaagttgcttctttgacaaacgagtgaaaccaaagaaccttgcgaggttgaacaaaaaGAAAGGAGGAATGCCACGAAGATGAaaaaagttgaaaacactccgttggaaaagaggaacaaggaacattacggaAACCTTGAGATTGCAAAGCTAAGAATGACGAGCGCAAAGGACAAGAAGGaattgaaaccactctggttgaaATGAGATAAACAAAGATCAAAGAAGAATAATCTCGGGCAGaactccggttgaaaagtgatatgaagcttgataagatgaaaagaacttgagcaaagggcacaacactccggttaaatggataagcacgaaaagaacatgatcttcacaatatgatatgatgagtgaagagagcatcatcacaatgcctccggaacaaaagaatagaagttggatcgttggaaaggaaagagttgagaagaaaatgacatcTTCTACCACAATAGAATTTGAGAAGCATCCTTAGAAAGAAGTAtggaacggagttgttggaaaatcaaCAACGAAACAAAAAGCTGCTTGTGGGCTtatgaaaacatctcaaaacttaAGGTAAAATTCTTCCACTAACGAAAACcagattggattgataagaacaaggagacgagaaacttatttcaccgggaggataaatgaagaacttggatcatttataagcaccataaatagcaacaatccttagggaaggctttaggtgaaacatgacacaagataactccaacgaagaggttgatggatttaaaatacctcattcttaacaacatgtgaatcatgaaacatgaactcaaattatcaagaatgacataataccacctctaatgatacggaagaaagaattgcactccggattgcaagatgaagaatgcttgagttcctctgaaaagaatctcgatgaacacttcgaaaaggaattaaatcctttatgaaccatcatgtagaaccttcatgaagaactccgttaaacaaaagaatgatcaaacggaaggaaagagaagttgaaaaacacaaggtgaagccttgcgatgatttagaaggagcttcgcgacgagataatggggaaagcttggaactccggaaaagaaagttgaaacaaatgaaaccgagaatgtgatatgatgaaccactccggaaatcAGAAATTgaatttacttgatgaaacaagaataataattacattatgcttatccttcaccaatttaaattgatgacaagcaatggatttggcatactacttattctcgttgaaaagaATTACAGAGAGGTATAgtgcaaacttgagaaggtctagGACGAACCACCAGTAAGATTGggacaacgaatgaattgataggATCACCATGGAAGCGAATCTtgagcaaaccaccgtaagaattggaaatgaacgaagtaaaAATAAAgcaacaccgggaagaattagaacgaagatgcttgctaggatttagatacatgagatcgaagagatcatgaattgattagaggatatttgatcgatgcaccggtaagatttcgAGAATGaaagctgaaagctgagaatgaataaacctgaattgatggactccggataatcaaactaagaagactcttgaattgctccggataggtgaaaagaattctcacaatcaaaacaattatgagaggatggcctcgaaccagaaccacgaatctctgagagaacggataagatatggaggaaaaactcttcttcggtcttcaaatgttgagaatgatgacgagaaacaccaccatgaattatttagatactccgggatgacgaatagaaaggttgagccaacggtgaaaagaatttgaaagatcttggagaaatacatatgactgatgatgaattttacgtcaaactttgaaagatttgagaatagctccgataaaataagaagagtcaggtaagatcctgggaaaagacctgtgggttagggcccactcaaaagatacaccgttgaacaatttaaaagagagattgcaccggttgaattaaatggtttgaatgagataacaacctcgaaataggttgaactgatcttgaatgacaagacgagccttctgagatatcttcagcactccggaacaaatgaatagcgagaaatgaatgaatatgaggtgcaccggcaagagaaggtatttgaaacgaggaaaaaggatatgatccacaaagcttgaattggatccaccgaagaagaaaatgagtgaggagtgacgaacttgaagcttcgttagaatcttcatgagaatcaccggataagaacattgacggaaaggAATGAAGAggcttcacatgaataaaatggatacttgattaagtaatatgagtccttgaagaaacaagggtgggagggtgggtaAAACAAAGGCAACTTAGGGACAGATGAAGCGAACAACTTGGGGAaaccgagaggtgatcttgcggatgttgaaatgatcggatccacttgaagagaaacacgccggttgaaaaggattgacatgacaatctcgattatcatgaagtattagtattcacatagaaatatgaggaCACCACTTAGgcaaggtatggaatcaacatttgacttcgaagcaactcgaataccacaactgaaaacaaaaacaaaggattggcttgcagaataagccggaacaaacatatgatagagatttcgtccgaagttttcgtggtggggcctacacgggctcgatcgtacagcaccatcatgtacaaggcagtgcacatggcatacgaagcatccccgagtcagcatagccaaggactctttaagacacaacgagaccactgtaaaaccaaccgtggataggcggaccactagacgtcgaaccccaatttcatatcatacatctgtcggaaagatatcctaagagctacttgaattcccacttataaactcctgaaattttccggttatgcaatcaggcgttggggatacaggggaagcataatatctcacccaaaactagcaaatcctacatccagatgtatccatccttcaacacataaccaagaaaccttcggaaatcgtttacttcaaccttcgaaaagcatccattatacgagttatggcaatactcctgaactcccaccccagtactgggtggcgtcgaggttatctcaccaacaactgcataaaagagattttcgatgtcggcgaactcagtattccagaactgcaacgataaaattgtgacgacaacacctcggagctcaactccccgggacactgccacaacccctaaatgtcaggaggcaccaagaacaatgttctcgtcacaaaaccatcggaacgattccaagatacccgcgtgatcctaaaaaaattctttagtgaaatttgagaagagaagagtcaaaactctacgtcaggatgcctcaccagagcgatgaagggactgaggagtaaaaagaatcccaCTCTCTGATATAtgtaatcctaaatgactcaaaacattttttctagactcaacaatgccagcgattcgatcaatcagggggctcctaaagtcggggaaggctctgataccaacttgtcacgccctcgatgcggctatatctcccacgtgtcaaagcacgacttagaggcataaccacattgaaagcaatgtcgcaagtgaggtaatcttcacacaacccatgtaatacataagggaaaaagatacatagttggcttacaatagccacttcacacaatacatgaataaagcattacatcatccagatacaatcaaggtccgactacggaaccaaaataaaagaagactaccccaaatgctacacagatccccgatcgaccccaactgggctccactactgatcaactagaacgaaacaacgtaatgaacaagatcttcatcgagctcctccttgagcttggttgagtcacccgcacggtatcatcggcacctgcaaactggttttggaagtatctgtgagtcacggggactcagtaatctcgcaccctcgcgatcaagactatttaagcttataggaagggtaaaaggtatgcaGTGGACTGGgcagaaggcctcaggctgagaaaagagggtgaagcaaagtaaaactacctatctagtcaagtttaaatgaggccggaaacaacgaccAACacttccggaaaatcctcatatgcatttattaggtttggtactgttctgccctaaacacaattttatatttgttaaacatgcaaagtgatgccaccatgttaaactaggcatttttctaccccatttgcatataaagtttattaaatttggagctacggttatttagttatggaaataaagcattttagcaagttatttaagaaaatttaaacaaacaacattttaaacattttaaacatagatgaaagtggcaaattattaatctacacaaacttctaagcaagtttcatatttaaagtttttacatatgatgcaccatttgtgagtaatgaaatgcatgaagtttaggggctgGTCTGCAAAAGTGCAATGCCCTGGAAATTGATAAAATCGCAGCTAAGGAAAAAAAACCTGGCTGAAACTAAGCAGAGGCCCAACAGGGAATaaagaaagagaaagaaaagaaaaaaaacacagGAGGCGCAgggcctcaccatgggcttcggcccagatCTGGAGAGGTAGCAGCAGGCCAGCAGGGCTGGATCTGGCGAAGGGAAGGCGCGGTCAACGCAGCGCTGCTGGAGCTGGGCTTCGCACGAGGCAAAGGAGGGGGTCAACGCAGACGGGCAAGGGGACTTGTCGCTATTCATCGTCGTTTCCATACGCAGAAGCAGAGGCCGGTGACGAGGACTTGCAGCGGCGTCTGGGCGGGTCTTGGTCACCGGAGGAGGTCCGGCCGGTCTTGGAGGAGATCGAGGCGCGGACGGCAGCTCGAAGCAAAGGGCGACGGCGGAGGACGAGGTCGGGACGATGCGGAAGGCACAGGAGCTCGCGACGACTGGGTCGAGCTGGAGGAGCTCGGGCCTCAGGTGCAGGAGCAGAGGAGACCGAGGCGCCATGGCAGGGGAACGGCAGCAGCGGCGGGGAAAAACTTGGTGGCATCCATGGCCGGCGGCGCGGTACGATTCCTGCAGAGACACGGTAGAGAGAGGGAGCAcgcggtgagagagagaggagagaagGACGAGGAAAGGAGAGGCAGGGGCGCAGGGAGCTACCGGACCAGCGACTGGACTTCGGCGAGTCGCCCCTGGATTGGGACAAGGAGGTTGCGGCGCGGGACTGGTCCTGCTGGTGGTGCTCGCTGGCTGGTGGATCGAGGGGATCTGTAGGAGAGCACTGATTGGGGGGGATTGGATGGATCAGATCTGGGGAAATCCcgagagagtggcggcggcgctAGGTAGGAAATCCcgagagagtggcggcggcgctaggtaggatccctagaaattagggatttGGTCACGATTTTAGACTAGTATATATAGCGGGTATGTTAGTctaggggctatctcgtccctccgatcgtaatcagACGGACGGAAAAAAaatgttaggaagtccaattaacaaaacggagacgttttgtagatgtttggggttgATCCGGATTCAACGGTGATGACTGTctgggtcgggtccgggacaactttcggacgcgcgcgaggagggccgcgggctgacgagggaggttaggttgggtctggcggtaggtagtggactgggcagaaggcctcaggctgagaaaagagaaaagagagagacccagcgactgttttcggagaccgaaaacgccCGACGCGTgtccggctataatgccgctatagtttaacggttgggctatcaaacgaactccgaatgcgatgaaatttgacaggcggtctatctacactataataagaccacccgccaactttcaacccaatccgagaacattttccggccacttataaaataatatttcggacgtgccgcgggcgcgtgcaaatgtggtcgggctcagaacggacaacggaaagaacgaggagaccgagacggatgcaagttttgaaaacgtgatgatgcaatgcacatgatgacatgacaaaatACAACACACAAGTGAATGACAAGACAACAACGGCGAATAacaggaagacacctggcgcatcagtctcggggtgttacaaatacctagttcaatctcattgccggcaagtctctttactcgttccgtaatgcatcatcccgcaactaacttattagtcacattgcttgcaaggcttatagtgatgtgcattaccgaaagggccagagatacctccccgacaatcggagtgacaaatcctaatctcgatctatgccaactcaacaaacaccatcgaagacacttgtagagcatctttataatcacccaattacgttgtgacgtttgatagcacactaagtgttcctccagtattcgggagttgcataatctcatagtcataggaacatgtataagttatgaagaaagcaatagcagtaaactaaaccatcatagtgctaagctaacggataggtcaagtcaatcacatcattctctaatgatgtgatcccgtttatcaaatgacaacttttgtccatggctaggaaacttaaccatcttcgattaacgagctagtcaagtagaggtatagtagtgacactctgtttgtctatgtattcacacatgtactaagtttccggttaactcaattctagcatgaataataaacatttatcatgatataaggaaatacaaataataactttattattgcctctagggcatattttcttcagatCTATCCTTGGTGAATTTGCTCAGATCTGGTCGTAGTTCGTTTATGTTTGTGTTTCTTCAGGTTGAATTGTTCCGATCTATGCTactcttcatcggcggcggttgcTGTTCTGCTGCGTTGGTCCTACGGGGCCTTAGCatgacgacttcccgactgtctactacaacaagttttgccCGGCTCCGACAAGGAAGGGGCGATGATGGCGGCGCGCCAttggctcgcttcagtgcttgtagtcgtcgctaggtggtctacggaccTAGATGTAATTTTTGTTATTTCTGGTGTTCATTGTAttgccatgattgaagatgaatagattggtAGTTTTCTCAAAAAAAGAGTGTTTTGCAGGTTCACATCCTCTAACACGCACACTCTTTACGTGCACGGGCCTCTTGCCCCGCTTGGCCCATGCTCCCTGCGAAACAATAGCAGGCTGACAGAGCAAGCGCATACCAACCCCTCTAAACTCTATGGGCAATATGGACTGTGCGTAGAAAGGCCATACATGAAGGTGATTTTCAAAGCCCCCATGCAACTCATGCTTTTATCAACAGGTATATGGCGGAGTTAGAAATTATCAAGGAACAACAACCCTCACCGCAGACTAGGGGCGCAAATCAGCAACCGCCGAGCAGGAGTGTGCGGCCAAAAGCCCCGCCACTAGGATTTGCAAAGATCCATGTGGATGCAGGCACATCTAAATATCACAAAAGGGGCTCCGCAGTAGCAGCCTGTCGGGATGATCATGGCACATATCTTGGCAGTTCTTCCCTGGTCATCTCGGGAGTACATGAGGCATCTATCTTAGAGTCAATTGCCTGCAGAGAAGCATATGCGCTGGCGGAAGACCTAGCTCTACAAAATATCATCATCGCTTCTAATGCAAAGCAAGTCGTAGATGACATCAACCGGAACGAAAGGGGCTTCTGTGGCTCCATCATCACCGAGGTTAGGGCCAGGGCTGTGAGTTTCAACAGTAAAATTGTTTTTGAAGGACGTCGTTCGAACAACGACGGTCATAGTCTAGCTAAATTTTCTCTGAATTTACCTCATGGGCGTCATGTGTGGCTTACTCAACCCCACAACCCCACAACCCCACAACTGTGGTATTTGATGAATAAAATTATGGTTATCGCTCAAAAAAAAAACTATGACCAAAATCCATCAATCCTAGCCCTAAACTGCGAGAGTCTAAACGAGACGCGAGGGGTACGTGGCCCGGCTCGATCTGTCCCTCCGCACTCGGCCCCCCGTGCCTGTCCGCCTGTCTAGCACTGCGCACTAGTGCAGGTGGTGACTGGTCAGGTCACCTTGGTCGACATGCATCGGCACCCCACCACAGACCAACTTCCTCAGCGACATGGTAACACGTACGGCTGTCTTATGCATCACGCGCGGTACTAGCCTTCCATCCACAGGCAAGTCCAGTCCAGTCCTGTGACGCGTTAACTGTAAGTGGCGATTGATTCCAACCAAGGCATGGCCCGGTTGACTTGGGCGCGCGTCAGCCCTCTTGGCTTCACGTCCGTGGCCTTCACGCACCGCCCTGTGCCTGTCGGAGGCCTTTTGAATAACATATAGTAGTATTTACTATCTCCGTCCCAAATTTATTTTACAGAACCACAAAATAATGTCACAATTTTGAATTTTTGAAAACCATGACACTTATTTTGAATACTACCTCCGTTTCAGTTTACAAGTCCTATGCATATACCTAGGTTCCCAATTTTATCACCTTAATATAAATTATATAACGAAAAAATTATATCTTTTGAAAGTAAAAACACTGAAGTTTATGttggtatattttttgtaatatatgacttatattaggttggtcaaattgaTGATCTAGAGGTACGCACACGTCATGTAAATTGAGAGAGAGGTTGTAACATATAATAGTATTTACTATTTCCGTCccaaatttaaaattataaattGGGACAGAGGAAGTATCCTACTTATCACTGTTGTACGAATACTTCGTTCCCAACACACCGCAACTCCTTTTGCGGAATCAACACAGCGCAAAATTTATTTTATTTCAGATTTTATGTTGGCATGGTGTAAACGTAGGGATTCCGTGCAAGTTTTGCGTGACGGAGACGTGGCGGAACATAAATACGTTTTCGGCGGAATACGTGGAGGCGTGTCTCCGATTCGGCCTACGTACGTTTTTGTGGGAGCATTCTTAAATCGGAGTGTATTGGCCACATCGACGTATTTGTGATTTTAGTACAGTGCACATTGACGTATCTGGTGTGGTCAAAGTTTTGCTCttccttggttctcaaaaaaaaAAGTTTTGCTCTTCCATGGGAATGCGATGGACGGGATAAGATGGACGAACCCAACACACGGTACCGCGTCAATGGATTATCCTGGCTTAGATCGCTCGTGCTGACACGCAGATACGTGAGAGTGACCGTGGAAAATATACTCTATGCCAGCACGGCGGCCGAAAGGGAATATATATGGTAGGATTCTTTTCTCTTTTGCGAATGAAAATGGAcataaaaagaaaaggaaggattCGAGATAAAGATAAGAAGAAattaccccgcaaaaaaaagatgAGAAGAACTTGAACTGAGCCCCGGTCAACTCCCAAGCCGGCCTGGAACcggacgagacttgcctgctcccctGACGTGTGCCCATCCATACTCCCGCGTATGTGGCTTAATTTGATTGGACAAAATAAGGCTCGGCCCCATcccttaaaatcagggggaggagatgattagattagaCAGAAAAGAGGAAAAAAGACAACCATAGGATGAAGTGGGAGCACGAATGGGAGCATGAGGAGGGAGCTGGCAAGCCGGATCCCCCGGAACTAGAGAGCAGATGTTTTAAAATGTGTTTTTCACCCTAAAAAATGTGTTTTTCTTGTCTGTAGTCCAGACTTTTTGAACTCCTTTTGCTTTTGAGCAAAGCACACCTTTTTTTAGACAAGAGCAAAGCACACCTGTGGACCTTTTTTTGGAGTCAAGCACAGACGATTTTCGGCCCAAGGTAgaagatgggccggcccattaaaaTGTGTCTCTGCTGGATCAGACGTGACGGGCCATCGCGGGCCGGCAGGGGAGCCTGCGGTGCGCTATGCGTTATTAGGACGCGAAGAAACCACCATCCCCTCAAAAAAAACTAAAACGACGCCAAGAAAGAAACCAAAGACGCCACGCGGCTGCATGCAGCACGACGCGACGCGAACGACGCAGCGCCCCCCACCACAACCGCGAGCGCACGGTTGCCtccgccccgccctcccctcgCCGACAACCCCGCCAACCACCTCCCGCGCGCTGCCGTCGCCAAGGGGCACCGGCCGGCCGGCGAcccaccgccgtcgccgcctcctcctccgcgcgATCGCTGACGACACCAAGGTGCGCTGCTGGATCCGGCAGAGGCCGGTTGCATGTGACGCGCGATCGATCCGTAAGTCTCCCTCGCGCGTGTCATCTCAATTTCCTCCTCGCTCCGGCCGGCCACCGTCGCCGTGCGCCGTGCTCGCTTGGCTCCGGGCCTCTTGATTAGACGCCGTATCTCTTTGCATTGCATGCAGTTTGGGGAATTATTTATTGCAGTGTGTCATTTCGCATCTCAAAAGATCACATTTGGTACTGATTGATCGCAGATCAAAATGCAATCCGCCAAGTACAGCAGAATTCTTAAGATGCATGCTGTCGATTAATTCATCGAACGTGCAGAATTGATTGATCATCCGGTGGACTGAATCTAAATGAAATGTTTGCGTGCGTGCGCAGTTCTTTCATGGGTAGATGGTCAGGAGATCCAAGAGCACAAGGTAGAGGAGGCAGGGGATGGAATTTTCCGCCCTTCTGACTTCGGCGGGCATAAACATCGCCTTGTGCATTCTCTATCTGTCCCTCTACTCCATCCTCCGCAAGCAGCCGCACAACTTCCGCGTCTACTTCGGCCGGCGGCTCGCCGAGGAGAAGTTCCGGCAGCAGGTGGACTACTTCTCCTTCGAGAGGCTCCTCCCCACCGCCGGCTGGCTCGTCAAGGCGTACTGGTGCACCGAGGACGAGATCCGACGCGTCGCCGGCCTCGACTCCGTCGTCTTCCTGCGCCTCTTCATCTTCAGGTCATATTCCATCTCCCTCTGATTGATTAACGAACCACCATTGTTTGCTTGTTTCTATGTTTCTTTTACTTACAATTACATGCTGCCTGCTTGCTTTGCTTGTTGCGGACTGATGCAGCATACGCATCTTCTCCATAACTACCCTTATCTGTGTCTTTGGAGTGCTCCCTGTGAATTACAATGGCCAAGAAATGGCCCACACGCGGGTCCCAGCGGAGTCGCTCAATGTATTCACCATTGCAAATCTCAAGGAAGGATCAAGCAAGTAAGCTGCATCTTTATTTGTACCCGATCACGTTTAGTTACTGAATTCAAATAATCTGACTGACACGCGGCCTTTGTTTTATGTACAGGCTTTGGGTGCATTGTACTGCTTTATATGTTATAACAATCTCAGCCTGTATTCTTCTTTTCCAAGTAAGACCTGTCCACAATATAATGCTGTTCATGTTTGTTACCAAAAGATTCTTACCCAAAAAAGTTCAGAGCAACCATATGCTGTAGCTGATTATACATCTTCATGTTGCAGGAGTACAGGTATATCTCAAGAAAGAGATTAGCACACATCACTGGATCAACGCCCAATCCGGGTCATTTTGCTGTGCTTGTTCGCTCGATTCCAAAGTCACACAACGAGCTTCTTGATGACACCATCAGGAATTTCTTTCTTAACTATCATGGATCTAGTTACCTGTCACATCAGATGATCTATCGAAAAGGAAAGTTGCAGAATTTTGTGGTAAGAATTCTGCCTTTCAAATATGATTAGTTGGAACTCAAATTATTTACCTATTCTCTATGAAATTTATTCTTGTGAAACTAGTCTACGGTTTTGATGTTCTCTACATTTCAAAATGATCGAATTTCTATGATGCATGTTCGCACTTCTGAGTTAGTTCGATTCAATTTCGCTGCACTGGTAAAATGTGTATGCACTACTTTTACACTTGCCGTTCAAATTCAGCTTGACACAGAAGAGGCCCTATATATACATATATGGATATCTTGTACTGACTACTTAAGATCATTTCCTCAAACTCTGTTTTTGCAGGATAGTGCCGAGAGGGCTTACAGGAAATTTGTAAGAGTAAAACTTTCGGCATTTGACCAGAACATGCGGTCTAGCTTGAATAGATGTGGTCTCTGCGGAGTACAAGCTTCCTCGTTTGAGCTTTACCGCAACAAGTTCGTCGAGGCCAAGAAGTCAGACCTCACTGATCCAGAAGTAGTCGAGGCTCAAAAGGTCATCGTTATCACTTGATCTAGTTAAAACTACTATTACTGCATGTTTAAAGTTTTGACCAGCACATTGCATGATCTCATTCTTTTTTGTCTGAACGATTTCTATGCATCCTCTCCTCATAAATAAATCTAGTCCTGCTGCCCAACAGGACTGCCCAGGTGCTATAGTGTTCTTCAAGACTCGCTACGCGGCAATTGTGGCCTCCCAAGTTCTTCAGTCTTCGAACCCTATGCTATGGGTGACAAATCTGGCGCCGGAGCCGCGCGACGTCTACTGGTCGAACCTCTGGATACCCTACAGGCAGATCTGGCTCCGGAAAATCGCGACCCTCGCGGCTAGTGTCTTCTTCATGTTTGTCTTCATCGTACCCGTCGCGTTTGTTCAAAGCATGATGCAGCTGGAACAGCTCAAGCAAATGTTCCCAAACCTGAGAGGCGCACTCAAGACGTAAGTAGTAGAATCTTAATCAATAATCATAGAGATTTCACTTTGTTAACAGGTTTGCATGCAGCTGACGACTGAGCATGTCGCATCATGCATGCCCTGAGCCTGAAAGAAAGAATCCCTTGTTCGTGCAGGTCATTCTGCGTGAGAGTCGTAACGGGGTACCTCCCCAGCGTGGTCCTGCTGCTGTCCCTGTACAC encodes:
- the LOC125550488 gene encoding CSC1-like protein RXW8; the encoded protein is MEFSALLTSAGINIALCILYLSLYSILRKQPHNFRVYFGRRLAEEKFRQQVDYFSFERLLPTAGWLVKAYWCTEDEIRRVAGLDSVVFLRLFIFSIRIFSITTLICVFGVLPVNYNGQEMAHTRVPAESLNVFTIANLKEGSSKLWVHCTALYVITISACILLFQEYRYISRKRLAHITGSTPNPGHFAVLVRSIPKSHNELLDDTIRNFFLNYHGSSYLSHQMIYRKGKLQNFVDSAERAYRKFVRVKLSAFDQNMRSSLNRCGLCGVQASSFELYRNKFVEAKKSDLTDPEVVEAQKDCPGAIVFFKTRYAAIVASQVLQSSNPMLWVTNLAPEPRDVYWSNLWIPYRQIWLRKIATLAASVFFMFVFIVPVAFVQSMMQLEQLKQMFPNLRGALKTSFCVRVVTGYLPSVVLLLSLYTVPPLMMRFSAIEGSISRSGRKTSACTKILIFNIWNVFFVNVLSGSVLNQLNVLTRPKDMPSMLAELVPKQATFFMTYVLTSGWFSLCSEILQVYNLVYNFFRKFICCYQDEPEYVYSFPYHTEVPKVLMFNVLGFTFSIMAPLILPFLLVYFCLGYLVYRNQILNVYYPKYEMGGKLWPIMHNTMVFSLVLTQIIALGVFTIKKAPISTGFTILLLIGTILFNEYCRQRFSRIFNSFSAQDFIELDREDEQSGRMREIHEHLLDAYCQSPPGSADEIPMEMIMEDPAQEASNSSQELCDTVQEVAGSIIQEHIEERHGSSSGRR